One genomic window of Punica granatum isolate Tunisia-2019 chromosome 1, ASM765513v2, whole genome shotgun sequence includes the following:
- the LOC116200552 gene encoding uncharacterized protein LOC116200552 yields MVPLGGGTRGLLLYLFKKGTRGETKRGKQQTWKRWWLSWTLPLPSLFIIKTGQRRRIRFSFLSRTLVLCVALFPYPQDTPKTFTFTSLFPTTCINSFMHCLQLPFPLLFEPSPDNATMSEHENGPLEHPPWPDMKLPERLLTGAIRELHSKIESQWDPLRQSACQTAAGRALWKHAVNDPLADILAGETYLRRLHEKMKNDQINNAREVSGVILAVRTLWFDSKIEAAVSSFEDGEAQVVLLGAGMDTRAYRLSFLKDSHIFEVDFDDVLQVKAALIDAAEKDKHSQVKAKSLTRLAADIREEDWLEKLKQSGYNSERSTVWVLEGILYYLPPSHAMEVLKIIADKCTYTKTVLLADFMNKPSTTLSNSTFQFYSDWPDRLLPSLGFSDVKLSQIGDPDANFGLMNDDPLNLFNKLRSLPRSLQIHPEDGTPCRRLYLVQASGSPIQVLS; encoded by the exons ATGGTACCCTTGGGAGGCGGGACCCGGGGGTTGTTACTTTACTTGTTCAAGAAAGGGACGAGAGGGGAGACGAAGAGAGGGAAACAACAGACATGGAAAAGATGGTGGCTCTCGTGGACTCTCCCATTACCTTCCCTTTTCATCATCAAAACTGGGCAGAGAAGGAGGATACGATTCAGCTTTCTTTCTCGGACGTTGGTTTTGTGTGTGGCTCTCTTTCCTTATCCCCAAGACACTCCTAAAACCTTCACTTTTACTTCCCTCTTTCCTACTACTTGTATAAATTCGTTCATGCATTGCCTCCAACTTCCCTTTCCACTGCTCTTCGAACCATCCCCGGATAACGCGACCATGTCAGAACACGAGAACGGGCCACTGGAGCACCCCCCCTGGCCCGACATGAAGCTCCCCGAGCGTTTGCTGACTGGTGCCATCAGAGAACTGCATTCGAAGATCGAGAGTCAGTGGGACCCCCTCAGGCAGTCAGCATGCCAAACTGCCGCTGGGAGAGCCCTGTGGAAGCACGCCGTGAATGACCCATTGGCAGATATTTTAGCGGGGGAGACGTACCTGAGGAGACTCCACGAGAAGATGAAGAATGATCAGATCAACAATGCCCGTGAAGTCTCGGGTGTGATCCTTGCGGTGAGGACGCTGTGGTTTGATTCGAAGATCGAGGCCGCAGTCAGCTCCTTTGAGGATGGAGAGGCGCAGGTTGTTCTGCTGGGTGCAG GAATGGATACAAGGGCATACCGCTTAAGCTTCTTAAAAGACAGTCACATCTTCGAGGTGGATTTTGACGATGTCTTGCAAGTGAAGGCTGCCCTAATAGACGCGGCAGAAAAAGACAAGCATTCACAGGTGAAGGCGAAATCTCTGACGAGGTTAGCAGCAGACATCAGAGAAGAGGACTGGCTCGAAAAGCTCAAACAATCAGGATATAATTCTGAGAGGAGCACAGTGTGGGTTCTGGAAGGAATTCTCTACTACCTTCCCCCGTCACATGCTATGGAAGTGCTGAAGATCATAGCAGACAAGTGTACCTATACTAAGACGGTTCTTTTGGCGGATTTCATGAACAAGCCATCAACCACACTATCCAACTCCACCTTCCAGTTCTACAGCGACTGGCCTGACCGTCTCTTGCCTTCTCTTGGGTTCTCCGATGTAAAGCTCTCCCAAATAGGAGACCCGGATGCTAACTTTGGGCTGATGAATGATGATCCTCTTAACCTGTTCAACAAGCTCCGGAGTCTGCCTAGATCATTGCAAATCCACCCGGAAGATGGGACACCTTGTCGCCGACTGTACCTGGTGCAGGCTTCGGGTTCTCCCATTCAAGTCCTTTCATAA
- the LOC116200541 gene encoding 5'-nucleotidase domain-containing protein 4, which translates to MTMRIPKKPLSLCFSLFSPLDSPYHHRLFASRVWVSFRVLSAPTHPSGTKHLCTSYSMEKNLATVDGQKVSDQPRKDCKSGGQKAFIWSSPEGGQRIDIGKQIFCNRSLNMRNIVAVGFDMDYTLAQYKPETFESLAYEGTIGKLVHDLGYPHELLEWSFDWTYMVRGLVLDKKRGNILKMDRHKYVKVAYHGFRELSKEEKVGTYGSTLIRDSFDEPDYALIDTLFSLAEAYLFAQLVDFKDNNPGKIPDSVDYAHMYKDVRAAVDLCHRDGTLKRMVAVNPERYINEDATLVPMLKMFRDSGRSTFLVTNSLWDYTNVVMNFLCRPYTLGDGACKFDWLQYFDVVITGSAKPGFFHDENRANLFEVEPESGMLLNTDNGTPMAQVGDTSPRLSLKSLDKSCSVFQGGNVGHLHKLLSVESSSQVLYVGDHIYGDILRSKKVLGWRTMLVVPELAREVELLWELRDSRKQLRLLRDERDHIEDEIHHLKWSLKFDNIEQEEKQKISSAVKELEVKRDQVRLTHQQAQRGCHHKFHKVWGQLMKTGYQNSRFAHQVERFACLYTSQVSNLSLYSPDKYYRPSEDYMPHEFHILPL; encoded by the exons ATGACGATGCGGATTCCGAAGAAGCCACTCTCGCTctgcttctctctcttctctcctctcGACTCCCCTTACCATCACCGCCTCTTTGCTTCCCGTGTCTGGGTCAGTTTCCGGGTCCTCTCGGCGCCAACTCACCCTTCGG GAACTAAGCATCTGTGTACAAGTTACTCAATGGAGAAGAATCTTGCAACCGTCGATGGTCAAAAGGTTTCTGACCAACCGCGTAAGGATTGTAAAAGTGGCGGTCAAAAGGCGTTCATATGGTCATCTCCTGAAGGAGGGCAGAGGATTGATATTGGAAAGCAGATCTTTTGCAACAGATCACTGAATATGAGGAACATCGTTGCTGTTGGATTTGACATGGATTACACTTTAGCTCAGTACAAACCTGAAACGTTTGAATCTCTTGCATATGAAGGCACGATAGGGAAGCTGGTTCATGATTTGGGATATCCCCATGAG TTGCTGGAATGGTCTTTTGATTGGACGTACATGGTTAGAGGATTGGTTCTTGACAAAAAGAGAGGCAACATCTTGAAG ATGGATAGGCATAAGTATGTGAAAGTAGCTTACCATGGATTCAGGGAATTATCTAAGGAAGAGAAAGTTGGGACTTATGGAAGTACTCTAATACGAGATTCTTTTGATGAGCCAGACTATGCTCTCATTGATACCCTCTTTTCACTTGCTGAAGCCTATCTTTTTGCCCAACTTGTTGACTTTAAGGACAACAATCCTGGAAAGATTCCAGACAGTGTTGA TTACGCGCATATGTATAAAGATGTTCGAGCGGCAGTTGATTTGTGCCATCGTGATGGGACATTAAAGCGAATGGTTGCTGTAAATCCAGAAAG GTATATCAATGAGGATGCCACGCTGGTCCCAATGCTCAAAATGTTTAGAGATTCTGGCCGTTCAACATTCTTGGTGACAAATAG TTTATGGGACTATACAAATGTTGTGATGAATTTTCTCTGTCGTCCTTATACTTTGGGTGATGGTGCTTGCAAATTTGATTGGCTTCAGTACTTTGATGTTGTCATCACTGGCAG TGCAAAGCCTGGATTCTTCCACGATGAAAATCGTGCCAATCTTTTTGAGGTTGAACCCGAGAGTGGGATGCTGCTTAATACTGACAATGGCACTCCAATGGCTCAg GTGGGAGACACTTCCCCGAGGTTATCATTGAAGAGTTTGGACAAAAGTTGCAGTGTCTTCCAG GGAGGCAATGTTGGTCATCTGCATAAGCTGCTGTCAGTTGAGTCAAGCTCACAG GTTCTCTATGTTGGGGATCACATCTATGGGGACATATTGCGAAGCAAAAAGGTCCTTG GTTGGCGTACAATGCTTGTTGTACCTGAGCTCGCGAGGGAAGTCGAACTCCTATGGGAACTGAGGGACAGCCGCAAG CAACTCAGATTGTTAAGGGATGAGCGTGATCATATTGAAGACGAGATTCACCATCTGAAGTGGTCTCTCAA GTTTGACAATATTGAACAAGAAGAGAAGCAGAAGATTTCCTCAGCTGTCAAAGAACTGGAG GTTAAAAGGGATCAAGTGCGCCTCACTCATCAGCAGGCTCAGAGAGGGTGCCACCATAAG TTTCACAAGGTCTGGGGTCAACTCATGAAGACAGGTTATCAGAACTCCCGATTTGCACATCAG GTTGAGAGATTTGCGTGCCTCTACACGAGCCAAGTTTCAAACCTAAGCCTTTACTCACCTGACAAATACTACAGACCGAGCGAAGACTATATGCCTCATGAATTCCACATTCTTCCTCTGTGA
- the LOC116200560 gene encoding uncharacterized protein LOC116200560: MAPFLQRFISASASPSGPPPFPPKPPFPSNSLSVKPQSDDDQQQLRCNILRRDFAALALLALAPARSLARPSPAAAFSIGISGPKEWLKEQKKKSSKFLLAPIDASRESLRSAYAILIRDSDYTNKDLEEVLRLSKSAARDCVPQDRNSFVNFQANTGVEVCTFKLIVKNAASLLADKDPVKLEAEAILDNLIRSFSSLNGLANEMDLQPTSNSRQRAVDALKDTISSLDKFEQAIKDCLEV; the protein is encoded by the exons ATGGCGCCATTTCTGCAGCGCTTCATCTCCGCTTCGGCCTCGCCCTCTGGTCCACCCCCATTCCCTCCGAAACCTCCATTCCCGAGCAACTCTCTCTCCGTGAAGCCTCAGAGCGACGACGATCAGCAGCAGCTCCGGTGCAACATTCTCCGCAGAGACTTCGCCGCTCTCGCACTCCTCGCTCTTGCGCCAGCACGCTCCCTCGCCCGCCCATCTCCAGCCGCCGCCTTCTCCATTGGCATCT CAGGACCGAAGGAGTGGCTAaaagagcagaagaagaagtcaTCCAAGTTCCTCTTGGCTCCAATAGATGCTTCCCGAGAGAGCCTTCGGTCGGCATATGCTATTCTGA TTAGGGATTCTGACTACACGAATAAGGATTTGGAGGAGGTCCTGAGGCTGTCCAAGTCTGCTGCTAGGGATTGTGTTCCACAGGATAGGAATTCATTCGTGAACTTTCAAGCCAATACCGGAGTTGAG GTTTGCACATTCAAGTTGATTGTGAAGAATGCAGCCTCTTTGCTTGCCGACAAGGATCCTGTAAAGCTGGAAGCTGAAGCCATATTAGACAACCTCATTAG GTCCTTCTCCTCTCTGAATGGCCTGGCAAATGAAATGGATCTTCAACCCACATCAAATAG TAGACAGAGGGCAGTTGATGCTCTGAAGGACACCATATCTTCCTTGGACAAATTTGAGCAGGCCATCAAGGATTGCCTCGAAGTTTAG